From the Lepidochelys kempii isolate rLepKem1 chromosome 2, rLepKem1.hap2, whole genome shotgun sequence genome, one window contains:
- the BZW2 gene encoding eIF5-mimic protein 1 isoform X7, whose amino-acid sequence MLAPGGTRIDDNDKTKMTSHCVFSADEDHDTIRNYAQVFNKLIRRYKYLEKAFEEEIKKLLLFLKAFSETEQTKLAMLTGILLGNGTLPAAILTSLFTDNIVKEGIAASFAVKLFKAWIAEKDANSVTSSLRKANLDKRLLELFPANRQNVEHFAKYFTDARLKELSDFLRVQQSLGTRKELQKELQERLSQECPIKEVVLYVKEEMKRNDLPEPAVIGLLWTCIMNAVEWNKKEELVAEQALKHLKQYAPLLAVFSTQGHSELILLQKVQEYCYDNIHFMKAFQKIVVLFYKADVLSEEAILKWNKEAHLAKGKSVFLDQMKKFVEWLQNAEEESESEGEENEDGSTKHNL is encoded by the exons AAGACCAAGATGACCAGCCACTGTGTATTTTCTGCAGATGAAGATCATGACACTATCCGAAACTATGCTCAG GTCTTCAATAAACTAATCAGGAGATATAAATATCTGGAAAAGGCATTTGAAGAGGAAATCAAAAAG CTCCTGTTGTTCCTTAAAGCCTTTTCTGAAACGGAGCAGACAAAGTTAGCAATGCTCACTGGGATCCTGTTAGGCAATGGAACACTTCCTGCTGCCATATTGACAAGCCTTTTCACTGACAACATTGTCAAAGAAG GAATTGCGGCATCTTTTGCTGTAAAGCTTTTCAAAGCATGGATAGCAGAGAAAGATGCCAACTCAGTTACCTCCTCTTTAAGAAAAGCCAACTTAGACAAGCGATTGCTA GAACTATTTCCAGCCAATCGGCAGAATGTGGAGCATTTTGCGAAGTACTTCACTGATGCACGGCTAAAAGAGCTCTCAGATTTCCTCCGAGTCCAGCAGTCACTGGGGACTcgtaaagaacttcaaaaagagcTACAGGAACGTCTGTCTCAGGAATGTCCAATTAAAGAG GTAGTGCTTTATGTAAAAGAGGAAATGAAGAGAAACGATCTGCCAGAGCCTGCAGTGATTGGACTCCTGTGGACGTGTATAATGAATGCCGTTGAATGGAACAAGAAGGAAGAGCTGGTTGCAGAACAAGCACTTAAACATCTAAAG CAATATGCACCCCTGCTGGCTGTGTTCAGCACCCAAGGCCATTCAGAGCTAATTCTTCTCCAGAAGGTTCAGGAATACTGTTATGACAACATCCACTTTATGAAAGCCTTTCAGAAGATAGTGGTACTCTTTTACAAAG CTGATGTCCTGAGCGAAGAAGCCATCCTGAAGTGGAATAAAGAAGCACATCTTGCGAAAGGCAAAAGTGTATTTCTTGACCAGATGAAGAAATTTGTTGAGTGGCTGCAAAATGCTGAAGAAG AATCAGAATCCGAAGGCGAGGAGAACGAAGATGGCTCAACAAAGCACAATCTCTAG
- the BZW2 gene encoding eIF5-mimic protein 1 isoform X5, giving the protein MSHPIILHVFNKLIRRYKYLEKAFEEEIKKLLLFLKAFSETEQTKLAMLTGILLGNGTLPAAILTSLFTDNIVKEGIAASFAVKLFKAWIAEKDANSVTSSLRKANLDKRLLELFPANRQNVEHFAKYFTDARLKELSDFLRVQQSLGTRKELQKELQERLSQECPIKEVVLYVKEEMKRNDLPEPAVIGLLWTCIMNAVEWNKKEELVAEQALKHLKQYAPLLAVFSTQGHSELILLQKVQEYCYDNIHFMKAFQKIVVLFYKADVLSEEAILKWNKEAHLAKGKSVFLDQMKKFVEWLQNAEEESESEGEENEDGSTKHNL; this is encoded by the exons ATGAGCCACCCTATAATTCTGCAT GTCTTCAATAAACTAATCAGGAGATATAAATATCTGGAAAAGGCATTTGAAGAGGAAATCAAAAAG CTCCTGTTGTTCCTTAAAGCCTTTTCTGAAACGGAGCAGACAAAGTTAGCAATGCTCACTGGGATCCTGTTAGGCAATGGAACACTTCCTGCTGCCATATTGACAAGCCTTTTCACTGACAACATTGTCAAAGAAG GAATTGCGGCATCTTTTGCTGTAAAGCTTTTCAAAGCATGGATAGCAGAGAAAGATGCCAACTCAGTTACCTCCTCTTTAAGAAAAGCCAACTTAGACAAGCGATTGCTA GAACTATTTCCAGCCAATCGGCAGAATGTGGAGCATTTTGCGAAGTACTTCACTGATGCACGGCTAAAAGAGCTCTCAGATTTCCTCCGAGTCCAGCAGTCACTGGGGACTcgtaaagaacttcaaaaagagcTACAGGAACGTCTGTCTCAGGAATGTCCAATTAAAGAG GTAGTGCTTTATGTAAAAGAGGAAATGAAGAGAAACGATCTGCCAGAGCCTGCAGTGATTGGACTCCTGTGGACGTGTATAATGAATGCCGTTGAATGGAACAAGAAGGAAGAGCTGGTTGCAGAACAAGCACTTAAACATCTAAAG CAATATGCACCCCTGCTGGCTGTGTTCAGCACCCAAGGCCATTCAGAGCTAATTCTTCTCCAGAAGGTTCAGGAATACTGTTATGACAACATCCACTTTATGAAAGCCTTTCAGAAGATAGTGGTACTCTTTTACAAAG CTGATGTCCTGAGCGAAGAAGCCATCCTGAAGTGGAATAAAGAAGCACATCTTGCGAAAGGCAAAAGTGTATTTCTTGACCAGATGAAGAAATTTGTTGAGTGGCTGCAAAATGCTGAAGAAG AATCAGAATCCGAAGGCGAGGAGAACGAAGATGGCTCAACAAAGCACAATCTCTAG
- the BZW2 gene encoding eIF5-mimic protein 1 isoform X6 produces the protein MKYHVAQVAAVRYQTFSRKGIAASFAVKLFKAWIAEKDANSVTSSLRKANLDKRLLELFPANRQNVEHFAKYFTDARLKELSDFLRVQQSLGTRKELQKELQERLSQECPIKEVVLYVKEEMKRNDLPEPAVIGLLWTCIMNAVEWNKKEELVAEQALKHLKQYAPLLAVFSTQGHSELILLQKVQEYCYDNIHFMKAFQKIVVLFYKADVLSEEAILKWNKEAHLAKGKSVFLDQMKKFVEWLQNAEEESESEGEENEDGSTKHNL, from the exons ATGAAGTATCATGTGGCCCAAGTAGCTGCTGTGAGGTATCAGACTTTCAGTAGAAAAG GAATTGCGGCATCTTTTGCTGTAAAGCTTTTCAAAGCATGGATAGCAGAGAAAGATGCCAACTCAGTTACCTCCTCTTTAAGAAAAGCCAACTTAGACAAGCGATTGCTA GAACTATTTCCAGCCAATCGGCAGAATGTGGAGCATTTTGCGAAGTACTTCACTGATGCACGGCTAAAAGAGCTCTCAGATTTCCTCCGAGTCCAGCAGTCACTGGGGACTcgtaaagaacttcaaaaagagcTACAGGAACGTCTGTCTCAGGAATGTCCAATTAAAGAG GTAGTGCTTTATGTAAAAGAGGAAATGAAGAGAAACGATCTGCCAGAGCCTGCAGTGATTGGACTCCTGTGGACGTGTATAATGAATGCCGTTGAATGGAACAAGAAGGAAGAGCTGGTTGCAGAACAAGCACTTAAACATCTAAAG CAATATGCACCCCTGCTGGCTGTGTTCAGCACCCAAGGCCATTCAGAGCTAATTCTTCTCCAGAAGGTTCAGGAATACTGTTATGACAACATCCACTTTATGAAAGCCTTTCAGAAGATAGTGGTACTCTTTTACAAAG CTGATGTCCTGAGCGAAGAAGCCATCCTGAAGTGGAATAAAGAAGCACATCTTGCGAAAGGCAAAAGTGTATTTCTTGACCAGATGAAGAAATTTGTTGAGTGGCTGCAAAATGCTGAAGAAG AATCAGAATCCGAAGGCGAGGAGAACGAAGATGGCTCAACAAAGCACAATCTCTAG